One window of the Bos indicus x Bos taurus breed Angus x Brahman F1 hybrid chromosome 8, Bos_hybrid_MaternalHap_v2.0, whole genome shotgun sequence genome contains the following:
- the PSAT1 gene encoding phosphoserine aminotransferase, with protein sequence MDSLMPVVNFGPGPAKLPRSVLLEMQKELLDYKGIGISVLEMSHRSSDFAKIINKTETLVRELLAIPDNYKVIFVQGGGCGQFSAVPLNLIGLKAGKCADYVVTGSWSAKAAEEAKKFGTVNIVHPKLGSYTKIPDPSTWTLNPDASYVYYCANETVHGVEFDFIPDVKGAVLVCDMSSNFLSRPVDVSKFGVIFAGAQKNVGSAGVTVVIVRDDLLGFALKECPSVLDYKVQAGNNSLYNTPPCFSIYVMGLVLEWIKNNGGAAAMEKLSSIKSQMIYDIIDNSQGFYVCPVEPQNRSKMNIPFRIGNTKGDDALEKRFLDKALELNMISLKGHRSVGGIRVSLYNAVTVEDVQKLAAFMKNFLEMHQL encoded by the exons ATGGACTCCCTGATGCCGGTGGTCAACTTCGGACCCGGGCCTGCCAAGCTGCCGCGCTCC gtGTTGCTAGAGATGCAAAAAGAATTATTAGACTACAAAGGAATTGGGATTAGTGTTCTTG aaatgaGCCACAGGTCATCAGATTTCGCTAAGATTATCAATAAGACAGAGACCCTTGTACGGGAATTGTT AGCCATTCCAGACAACTACAAAGTGATTTTTGTACAAGGAGGTGGGTGTGGTCAGTTCAGTGCTGTCCCCTTAAACCTGATTGGCCTGAAAGCAGGAAAATGTGCTGACTATGTGGTGACAGGATCCTGGTCAGCTAAGGCTGCAGAAGAAGCCAAGAAGTTTGGAACTGTGAATATCGTCCACCCCAAACTTGGGAGTTACACGA AAATTCCAGATCCGAGCACCTGGACCCTCAACCCGGATGCCTCCTATGTGTATTACTGCGCCAATGAGACTGTGCACGGAGTGGAGTTTGACTTTATCCCTGATGTCAAGGGAGCAGTGCTGGTCTGCGACATGTCCTCAAACTTCCTGTCCAGGCCAGTGGATGTTTCCAAG TTTGGTGTGATTTTTGCTGGTGCCCAGAAGAATGTTGGCTCTGCAGGGGTCACGGTGGTGATCGTCCGAGATGACCTGCTGGGGTTTGCCCTCAAAGAGTGCCCCTCGGTCCTGGATTACAAAGTGCAGGCTGGAAATAACTCCCTGTACAACACACCTCCCTGTTTCAG CATCTATGTCATGGGCTTGGTCCTGGAGTGGATTAAGAACAACGGCGGGGCAGCAGCCATGGAGAAGCTTAGCTCCATCAAATCGCAAATGATTTATGATATTATTGATAATTCACAAGGATTCTATGT ATGTCCAGTGGAGCCCCAGAATAGAAGCAAGATGAATATTCCATTCCGCATTGGCAACACCAAAGGAGACGATGCTTTAGAAAAAAGATTTCTTGACAAAGCTCTTGAACTCAATATGATCTCCTTGAAAGGGCATAG GTCCGTGGGAGGCATCCGGGTCTCTCTGTACAATGCTGTCACTGTCGAAGACGTCCAGAAGCTGGCAGCCTTCATGAAGAATTTTTTGGAGATGCACCAGCTATGA